The DNA region GTTCTTCTGGAAGAGCTGCCTCTTCTTAAAGAGAAGGCTGCCGTTTCAATCTCGCCTCAATGATAGCCCACCTCACCAAAGGGGACCTGCTAGTGCAGAGTGTACATTTCAGTACACAGTTCTACACTGGTCTGTTCTCTCATTTATACTGATGTCAACTGTTATTTAATCTTTGAGCAGCATTGATTTTTAATCTCCTCGAAtatgtaaaagcaaatttctAACTTTAAGAAGACAatctattatatatttttaaaatgttacactAATACAGAAACAACTTCAGATTATAAGGCAATGCACAGCAGTTAACAAATATAGAAGCTGGcttatcaaatatattttcattgtatGTAGTACTCAAATCACCCACCAGCTTgtgaagaaatgaataaaaattcagaaagcgACACGATGTTCAACTGTTTgatacaatgaaagaaaaaaccctcttcttATTTAGTCAAaacctgaaattttaattttaaaaataaatatcttcaagTTACATTTTTAAGCAAGTGATACTggaagaagtttaaaaaataaaagttttaaacaaTTTAGTTTTGTATTTGACTATCACTCTACCGTATTGGTATAGTACATTTTAGAGCGTGCAGTTGACTTTTCTGAATCTACTACCTATATCCAATTTAGTGACAAAACTTGAAACATGCATATTCAGCTATGTATTTTTTTACGTGAACATACTTTGCTGTTGTATTCTTGTTAGTTTTCCAGGGCACGTAGCCTAAGCTCTATTTTGCCTTTTAACCACAGCAACTTGTCAGTTAAGTCAGAAGGGTTGGAACGACTTAGACTACGTGTTCTTCTGTTACTCAGAATAATACCAATGCATGCTGTGCTCTTCATCTAAGCAATTAtgattctgacatttttatttcccctgGTGGGAGGAATTTCTTAAATTGCTTGGCGAGTTCGCAAATTTTgttgggaaatatttttaaaggtttgcTCTCAGCTAGGAAAAGTTCAAAGAATATTAACCTTTAACATCAGATTATTAATATAAAATCCATAGTTTCATATATAATCAGCTGTCACTGAAATGCAACTATTCTTTAGCAACTTACTAAGGATGGATCTGTATTTGCCATCACAAAGAAAACTCCCGCATGTTCTGCTGAGCTAATCCACATCTTTGAGCCATTGATAATATAGTAGTCGCCTTTCTTTTCAGCCcgagtctttaaagaaaaagcatcacTGCCAGATCCAGCCTCCGAAAGACAGAAACTGCCTATCTGTCAATtgaagggaaaaattaattttattttttactgaacaTATAGGCACAACATACAACAAATTCTGCAACAAAAATAGTTATAAACAAGCATGAGTCTCTtaaattcaaacattttaaactatTGCATCAAAGTAACTGTTTCAGATATGGAGATTAAGAACAGAAACACTATGTAACTACATGTCTCTCAAAGTCAACTgctttaaagttcttttccacagtaaattaaattttaatgaaactaaTAAGTGCCTTTCCACTTTTACCTCTCAGCTACTGATGACGGGATGTATCTGTATCACCACAGATCTCAGCTCTAACCAGTGTTTCAAAGTTCACACATATTTCCCAATGCTGCAGTCACCCATttagttactgaaaaaaaccGCCCCACTATCATTACTCaactattaaaaattatattatagCTTAGTAAAGTGAGACTTTGACTCACTGTATCTTTAGCAACTCTGGGCAAGTAAgttctcttttgttcttctgttccATATGTGGTAAACAACTTATTTGTTAGTGTATTTTGGAGTTCACATAGAAGAGCTACAGCTGCATCAACTTTGGCCAATTCTTCTACCACCagtatgactgaaaaaaatgaagctccAGTTCCTCCATATTCTTCCCCAAGCTCAATACTCATCAGCTGAAATGTAAAAGATGCAAATATATCAATCTGTTAGTTCTTGTCAACAACTTGTTAGTCCAAGCTGAGccaagagattaaaataaaacccacagaATGTAAGTATTTCCAGATCCTTCCCCAAAGACCTGTGTTCCTTCAATACCCTTAACAAACTAACAGCTCTTCACAGAAGTTGATAGTCAATTCATGCAAGAAATAATTAACGTGCAGTATACACACCCACCCTAATTTGAGTACATTTTCCAGAACAACTGCAATATCAACAGAAGTCTAATATTTAGAGTTGTTGTTGTACAAAATGACATTCTAAACACAGACAAGATTTAGGTTTGATAGCAGGAAAGGTTAAAATTGAATCCAGGAATGATCAACAGGATATTTGCAACACAAGTCCTTGTGGTTGCCCAGTAAGGACATAGAGGACTCCTGATACCCTTTTCCAGCAACACTTATCAGAATCATGGCACTTCCAGCATTCCATGCAATTATGCTTacccaattaaaaaaagggggggggagataaggaacttaaaaataagacaaagaaTGTGGTATGGGAGTGGGAGAGATGGAAAGAATATTATAGGAAAAGATGAAGAGTgataatgcagtaaaaaaaaaaaaagagatagttgCCCTGCTGATGATAAATCCAAAATTTGTAATGATTCATTAGTTCATTTGAATTATATCCCTCAATCTTTTAATCTAAAAATCCAAAAAGTGCACAGCTAGAGATTCATAAAATGATATCACTTTCTGAATAAAAGATTAAGTAAAAGTGTGCAGACCCCTTGTTCAAACAATCCCTGTATTACAGAGTCTTCCATTTTCGAATTCTCATCCATTTTTTGTACCAAAGGTGCAACTCGTTCCTGAGCAAATTTTGTCACTGTAATGAAGAGAAGTAAGAAAGTGTGTAAGTATTCTAACACCCTACTTGAAGATCAATATAACAGTAATATGGTACTTCTGACAGGTTATGCATGTATTCTCTGACTCTCCCAGACAAGTtaataaaaggataaaaagtTGCCTGAGTGAAACAAGGTAATGTGCCACAAAGCTCAATTAtcatttctttctgaactgaGCTACAACTctctaaaccaaaacaaatacttCCTATAAATTCAGAAACTTTGAAAGCATCTCAGCAACACTTATGTAACATTAGTTGACCAAAAAAATTAtagaaagtatttcaaatacaCCCCTTGTTTTGTTAGCTGTATCTTATTTCTTCATAAATTAAACCTGCAGTTTGGGAAGATGGTCTCAGGCTTTAACACGTGCTATTTTGAGTGCACAAAGTCCTATGAATAAGGCTGGTTTTGTTTAACTGGAGCCTTTTATAAGCTCTCTCCCAGATGTGCAGATCCTCACTCTTTCACCTTTGCTCTGAGGATCCCTTCTGAAACTGTCATCTTCGTGCAGGACTGGCTGCATTGCAGACACTCACATCACATCTGTCACTGTTCTGGGTATACCTGAAATCTCTGCAAACCAGCTAGAGCAGTTAACTGTAGCTGAACTAAACACTTCAGAAAGGGCACGAGTCAATGCCAGGCAACTTCACTTCTACTacagcaacagttttaaacagttaatatttatttatgcagaGTAAACTGCACTGTGGTATGTGGAACTGTGCAATGGTAACACGGAAAAAGAACATTACGTTCTTCCTTGTGAACTAAAGCAGTTTTAACATTAACTAAACAACAACtataattaaataatgaaaataaatttttaagctAAAATTTCCCTTCAGATTagacatttctgaattttaaccACACAGATAATAGGTACCCATATTTTTCAGCATCGTCTCCTCTTCAGTGAATGTCTGAAGTGGAGCACAGACAACTCCGTCGCTGGCTAGATTTGGCATGAGTTCCGATTTGGAGGATCTGAAGACACACGGAGAAGCCCTCCAAGGAGCCAAGTACGCTGGcaaatttcttttcagctgttgACAATAAATACAGAACATGCAAACAGTTAATAGAATTTGTATTTGTATACAGACAGCAATACACAATTTTACCCAGTGTTTTTATTCAGTAAATGAATAGGAAATATAACTTACATTCAATGTCTAGTTTGAAAGTTTTTGAAAACATATAAACGCCCTAGTGTCCTAAAAGAAAATAACCTTTAATTACTCTTCTTTTAACCCCAAACAATCTTCCTTCTGGAAGTTTGCTAACACAATGTTATTCTACAAAGTAttcacaaacattaattttaGTCAGTTTTAGTGTTTACAGCAAATAAACTGTGCtgatagtatttatttttatagatgaTTTCACAAGTCTGCTGCAATATTCACAGTAGTAAGTGTATATTTTGATAGaattaatatcttcattaacaaATATGATAGGAGTAAATGTGAAATAGACATACAAATGTTTTTTACAGAAGACCTGTCAACTTTAATGATAGACTCGGCTTTCTCCCTGGTTTTCTAGGGGCCACCAACTCTTGTTTCTAAAGCAATCTGATAGCACTTCATCTGGATTATTGGTATTCTGCTGAGAAAGGGCATAACTTTTAACATTGCTGTGGATTTTTGTATTCAAACTCAGTTCTTACCCACTGCTTAATGGTATTCAGAATGAGCACACATTTCAGAGACAAAGCCCTGGCATTTGAATGCATCTGTATAGTTAATTTCTATATAGTTTAAATCCTATAGGTAGTATGTTGATAGTACTACGTAACTAATAATTAATGTGTCTTATTtggttgatttatttaaaaagtacagGAAGGAACTAAAGTTAAATAATTTATGCTTAACCTCTCCCCATTTGTCCACGATATACAACAATCTCAAATGATATCAAGAAGCATTGGTTATCCAACCAAGAGAGCAGAGGTATTACAGAGCGTTTTACTATAGGGGGACTGGCATTAAGCATAGATAGCAAAAGTCACAAAAATGAACAGAACAGACAGTGGCTTTTGGGAACAAGCTACGCATAGTGATTGTCAGGTGGATGGACATAGATACTGTGACAGGTAATTAGTTTTGTACCTTGGAGAACTATAAACTACTTACTCAAGTAGATAACAGCAGGCTTTAGAAAGGAACACGTTTGGTTTGAAAGCTAATATACTTTCTAACCACAGAATAATTTcttaggattttttaaaaagttagcaTAATGAGTATGATCTGGCTTAAAAAGTAACAGGCTAACAAGTAGCTAAATGGATGCTAACAAGTAGCTAAATGGATGCAAAATGTATTCCTGAAAAGCCGTATTCAAAAGAAGCACAGTTTGACTGACTGATCTCAAAAgagacaagacagaaaaatggCTTTGCTCTCATAGATCCCAAAACCCAACTTATTCTGTGGCTAACGTCTACAGATCAGATCTTTGCTACAGAGATCCGTCACTATTGCTGTGTCAGTCTAAAGTGTGGAGACATTAATGTCTTACAGCTGCTGACAGAAACCCCCAGTAGAGACACAGCTCTACTGTGCCATAAAAATTTTATGCCACAAAAATAATGCATATATGAGCATATGCCTGCCAACATACATTTTTGCCAGGACACGCTCTTAACCCCACAGGGAGCAGACCGACTGACTGTGCCATAACCAGACTGCTATTTAGCTCACAGAACGCAGGGCAATTTTGCAATGCACGCTGCAATAGCAGCATTCCCCCAAAAATGGCAGAAACTTTGGGGTCAGGAAGTAAAAATTCCTTTGATCTTTCTAATAATTCACTCTCTTTCGTGTTGGCTTTCAACACCTGTCATGTCCCTGGCTGAAGAACTGATGTAAAACAGATCTACGGACTCCTTTTGTCTTAGAGACAAGACGCGTAAGTCTATTATGGTAAGGAAGCTTCGACTTCAGCACAACCAGTCATGTCTGACAAAAATAATAGTAAGAAGCAGTAATATAGAAAACAAATATTGCTGTGAATATTCAATGTTCATTCACATTCAACACCCCCTGGTCACATAAAACACATACTGACTACTGGGGCTGATTCATGAATACAAAGTTTGGATGATCAGCAATTGCTGCAACACTTCCAAATGAAGACTAAGTTACTGGAGTCACTGTAGGTCttcccagaaaaacaaagaaagagttgCTTTAATAGAGATAAAACCCAAGGGAACCATGTTCCGGAAGCTGTCAGTCAGGAATGGATTATTCGTGGAACATCCAGCTATGGTAGGGTCACTCAACACCCAGATGTGTAAGACCATTAAACATCCACCTGCGTAAGTCCATATTCTTAGCAAggtctgagaaggaaaaaacctaagtatatacacacacacacatatatatatatttaacacaGTATGCTTCCAGAGCAGTTATAGAATCACAAATCACACACACGTCCTGCTTCTTCCACTACTTTATTTCCAAGTacaaagaaaagagcatttttctttcgTGGTGGCATAACCACAGATGAATCACTGAGAATATTTCACGAGTACTGACCCAGAGCTGTCAGGAAAAATGCACGGTGCCTTTCTAAGAATACAAAACTTTTTGAAAAGCTGCAAGTAGGTATGCTCGGTAGGCAATAAGCCAGTACTGTTGAAACAACAACTCTGGGATTACCTCTGCTTTCATTTGATGGCACCTGACACTTGGATGTAGAATTATCGACCACACAGGAGAACACATCACTAAATGCATGCAGAGGACTCTGCCCCGACCCAAGTGGGAAGTACAGATTTTGTAGACCACAAAAAATACGCAGATTTTTCTCATATGTTTCCCTGAAAATGGGAAGCTGGAGAAACTTGATTAAAAGCAGCTCAGCAAGGTCAAGGACAAGTGCGCAGGGCTGTACTGGCTGAGTTGACCTGCCAACAGCCTGGCTAGCAAGTAGAAGCTTTCAAACACAGCAAACAGCTCGGTGGTTGTTACAGGTTACAGCCATTACAGCAGTTTGCAACAATGCCAAAGGTTTTGAGAAAGTCAGCGCTCACAGTCACTGTCCCTTagctcccttcccatccctcccccttGGTGGAAACCACCCCAGGCTTTCACACGGAGGCTCTTCCACTGCAACCAACCCACTTGAGAGTGGCAGAGAAAGGTGCCCTTCCACGGCAGGAGAAACAAAGGCAGCCCTTAGCGTACGTATGCAGACAGGGTTTGATAAACGCCTGTTTGATACCCAGTTGAGATGGTGCTAGAGGACAAAAGGAATATTCTTAACAAGGTTACCTTGAAAAGTCTTAAAACCAGAAGGATGGCCCCAAGGGATGGGACCTACATTGGCAACACCCCCACACAGAGCAGCAACCCACAGGTATGCCAGAGTAATAGCACagtgtagaaattatttttttatttcaacatttagattaaaaaaaaataatcaagtcaCTACAttattgcttacatttttattcttataagTCATGCAGTCATATAGTATTACTAACTTTCAGATAGTTATTTAAAGTGCATGTACGTTACTCAAATGCTTTGATACTGCttccctgccttttttccccctctttttctgtAGGTAATGATTTATGCTACTACAAGATTCAGACTACTTGCCCTGCTAAACACATGTATTTGAAAACTGGTTTCTGGGTTGCTGATaacattgatttttctatttatctCAACTCTTACCTCCACCTCAGCTCTTTAAAGATTGGTTCTTTAGgcttccttctgtttgttttacaatctaaaatgagattttaatgctGGCAGACCTGGCTGCAGCATtaagatataaataaaaaaaggccaaagcaatatattttcctGAGCTCACTTTGCTTTCCTTGATGACTTCCACTCCTGAATCTGTCCTAGCTGGCTTCCAAACAGTTCCTATTTCTCAGCAGAGAAGCTCCATCACAGGAAGCTTGCTTGCCCTCATTTATGGCGTTGGTTTTCTTTACTTCAGTTGTCATAACACACCTGCAAGCTGTCATGAGAAGGTCCCAGGCCAGCATGTCTTCTCACTCTGCACAGTAAAAGCGTATGTGTGGCACAAACCCAGGTTTTCCGcttgtttcctttgtgttttgtttacCCCTACAATGCCACAAGCCTTTTGTCTGTTTAGGTAAGTAAAGGAGACATCAAAGCACCTTTGCTGCTAGAACCGTGCTGTCTTCCCGCAGGCACATCAGCCGTGGGCTGCTCCAACTACAAACCGTTTCACAAAGATTTGTAAGAACTTTGCGTAGCAAGAAGTTACCCAACACCACCCCTCCGTACAAGGAAACGCCAGGCAGAAGGAGAAGAGGGCTTTCCAaccccaccctcaccccctgcagagctgcactCGAACCGGCCGAGCAGACCCCGCGCCCCGCCAGCTCCGAGCCCCAGCCAGCGGCTCCCCGGGGGCCgctgcggcggcgggcggccgcgccaCCGGAGCCGCCTTCGTCCCCGGCAGGCCGCAGCCCGTGGCGAACGCCAGCGGAACGCGGCACCCCCTTCCCACAGGCGGGACCGGAGAGCCGCGTAACGGACAGGCGGGGGCCTCCTCGGCAGCGCCGCGCACACACGGCCCCCACCGCGGCGCTCGGTGGCTCCTCGGCCGCCTTGACCGGCGGTGTGAGGTGAGAGGAGCTGACAGGCGAGGCGGGAACCCCCCGCGCCCGGAAcccccggcccgccgctcccTCAggcgcccggcggccccggcgtcGCCCTGGCAACGGGCAGGGCCGCACCCGCAGGCTCGGAAGCACCGGGGGACGCCGGCGCCCCGGTAGGAGAGGGGGCCCACCCCTCTCCCGCGCTCAGGCGCCCCGCTTCACCTTCGCGCAGCTCCTCAGCCaaccgcccgccgccgccatgctgGCGCCCGCCGCGGTCCGGTCCGGTCCGGCCCCCGTCCCGCCCCCGCGACGCGAGGGCCAc from Mycteria americana isolate JAX WOST 10 ecotype Jacksonville Zoo and Gardens chromosome 6, USCA_MyAme_1.0, whole genome shotgun sequence includes:
- the ACADSB gene encoding short/branched chain specific acyl-CoA dehydrogenase, mitochondrial, whose product is MAAAGGWLRSCAKLKRNLPAYLAPWRASPCVFRSSKSELMPNLASDGVVCAPLQTFTEEETMLKNMVTKFAQERVAPLVQKMDENSKMEDSVIQGLFEQGLMSIELGEEYGGTGASFFSVILVVEELAKVDAAVALLCELQNTLTNKLFTTYGTEEQKRTYLPRVAKDTIGSFCLSEAGSGSDAFSLKTRAEKKGDYYIINGSKMWISSAEHAGVFFVMANTDPSLGYRGITCFIVDRNTEGLHVGKKEDKLGIRASSTCPVTFENVKVPETNILGQVGQGYKYAIGMLNTGRIGIAAQMLGLAQGCFDHTIPYTKERVQFGKSIFDFQGMQHQIAQVATQLEAARLLTYNAARLAETGRPFIKEASMAKYYAAEVATLTTSKCIEWMGGVGFTKNYPIEKYYRDCKIGTIYEGTSNIQLSTIAKSLAREY